Proteins from one Mycobacterium sp. EPa45 genomic window:
- the ppgK gene encoding polyphosphate--glucose phosphotransferase, with the protein MPDTESATTPGPNRGFGVDVGGSGVKGGIVDLDTGKLIGERFKLLTPQPATPEAIAATVAEVVRHFEWTGPLGVTYPGVVVNGVVQTAANVDKGWIGTNASQIISDALGGQPVTVLNDADAAGVAEQRHGAGRNRDGVIVLLTFGTGIGSAVIHGGQLLPNTEFGHLEVDGKEAEHRAASSVKERKDWSYERWSQEVTKVLVSIENAIWPDLFIAGGGISRKADKWIPLLKNRTPVVAAELLNEAGIVGAAMSAQTDVTR; encoded by the coding sequence ATGCCCGACACCGAATCCGCCACCACCCCCGGACCGAACCGCGGGTTCGGCGTCGACGTCGGCGGCAGCGGGGTCAAGGGCGGGATCGTCGATCTGGACACCGGGAAACTGATCGGCGAGCGCTTCAAGCTGCTCACCCCGCAACCGGCCACGCCCGAGGCGATCGCCGCGACCGTCGCCGAGGTGGTCCGGCACTTCGAGTGGACCGGTCCGCTCGGTGTCACCTACCCCGGCGTCGTCGTCAACGGTGTCGTGCAGACCGCGGCCAACGTCGACAAGGGCTGGATCGGCACCAATGCCTCGCAGATCATCAGCGATGCTCTCGGCGGCCAGCCGGTGACTGTGCTCAACGACGCCGACGCCGCCGGCGTCGCCGAACAGCGCCACGGCGCCGGACGCAACCGGGACGGCGTGATCGTGTTGCTGACGTTCGGCACGGGAATCGGATCCGCGGTGATCCACGGCGGCCAGCTGTTGCCGAACACCGAGTTCGGCCACCTGGAGGTCGACGGCAAGGAGGCCGAGCATCGGGCGGCCTCCTCGGTCAAGGAACGCAAGGACTGGAGCTACGAGCGGTGGAGCCAGGAAGTCACGAAAGTGCTGGTCAGCATCGAGAACGCGATCTGGCCCGACCTGTTCATCGCCGGCGGCGGCATCAGCCGCAAAGCCGACAAATGGATCCCGCTGCTGAAGAACCGGACCCCGGTCGTCGCCGCGGAACTGTTGAACGAGGCGGGCATCGTGGGGGCCGCGATGTCGGCTCAAACCGACGTCACACGCTGA
- a CDS encoding inositol monophosphatase family protein: MSDDRGEELRVLAEQLAVEAAAFVRRRRAEVFDDEEGAASGAVHTGLVGTKSTPTDPVTVVDTETELLLRDRLGALRPDDVILGEEGGGPAAGADGAVCWVIDPIDGTVNFMYGIPAYGISIAAQIDGRSVAGAVADVVGGEVYSAAAGRGAHVYSGGRRRVLRASTVTELSMALVGTGFGYAARRRAEQSALLAELLPLVRDVRRIGSASLDLCLVAAGRLDAHYEHGLHVWDWAAGALIAREAGAVVALPAPDEDGGLLVAAAPGIAAELTGALERLGGLRPL; the protein is encoded by the coding sequence GTGAGCGACGACCGGGGAGAAGAACTGCGCGTGCTGGCCGAGCAGCTGGCCGTCGAAGCCGCCGCATTCGTCCGTCGCCGGCGCGCCGAGGTCTTCGACGACGAGGAGGGCGCGGCCTCGGGTGCGGTCCACACCGGACTGGTCGGGACGAAGAGCACGCCGACCGATCCGGTGACCGTGGTCGACACCGAAACTGAACTGCTGCTGCGTGATCGGCTCGGCGCGCTGCGACCGGACGACGTGATCCTCGGCGAGGAGGGCGGGGGACCGGCCGCCGGTGCGGACGGCGCCGTCTGCTGGGTGATCGATCCGATCGACGGGACCGTCAACTTCATGTACGGCATTCCGGCGTACGGGATTTCGATTGCGGCACAGATCGACGGACGGTCGGTCGCGGGCGCGGTGGCCGACGTGGTCGGCGGCGAGGTCTACTCCGCGGCGGCCGGCCGCGGAGCTCACGTGTACAGCGGTGGGCGGCGCCGGGTATTGCGCGCCAGCACGGTGACCGAGCTCTCGATGGCGTTGGTGGGCACCGGTTTCGGCTACGCCGCGCGGCGGCGCGCCGAGCAGTCGGCGCTGCTGGCCGAGCTGCTGCCGCTGGTGCGCGACGTTCGCCGGATCGGTTCGGCCTCGCTCGATCTGTGCCTGGTCGCGGCGGGCCGCCTCGACGCCCATTACGAGCACGGCTTGCATGTTTGGGACTGGGCGGCCGGGGCGCTGATCGCCCGCGAGGCGGGCGCGGTGGTGGCGTTGCCCGCGCCCGACGAAGACGGCGGGCTGCTGGTGGCGGCGGCGCCGGGGATCGCCGCGGAGCTCACCGGCGCGCTGGAGCGACTCGGGGGACTGCGACCGCTGTAG
- the cei gene encoding envelope integrity protein Cei, with the protein MVAQITEGTAFDKHGRPFRRRNYLPGLIALGVMFVITAIVWGFVLTRPVDVREAATCNPPPPATDPAAPKLGEQVSHSSMIDVAPAKLVDTKIRVLNASGQGGQAGEVAGALRDLGFAQPTAANDPIYTSTRLTCQGQIRFGSSGRAGAAAVWLVAPCVELFQDDRKDDSVDLSIGTDFTGLAHSDDIDAVLAGLRPDATEPADSTLLTKIHNGTC; encoded by the coding sequence GTGGTCGCTCAAATCACGGAGGGTACGGCCTTCGACAAGCACGGTCGCCCGTTCCGTCGACGCAACTACCTGCCCGGCCTGATCGCGCTGGGCGTCATGTTCGTAATCACCGCCATCGTGTGGGGGTTTGTGCTCACCCGCCCCGTGGACGTGCGGGAGGCCGCCACCTGCAACCCGCCGCCGCCGGCCACCGATCCGGCAGCGCCCAAGCTCGGCGAGCAGGTGTCACACTCCTCGATGATCGACGTCGCGCCCGCCAAGCTGGTCGACACCAAGATCCGGGTGCTCAACGCCAGCGGCCAGGGCGGGCAGGCCGGCGAGGTCGCCGGCGCGCTGCGCGACCTCGGCTTCGCGCAGCCCACCGCGGCCAACGACCCGATCTACACCAGCACCCGGCTCACCTGCCAGGGGCAGATCCGCTTCGGCTCCAGCGGCCGTGCCGGCGCGGCGGCGGTCTGGCTGGTGGCGCCCTGCGTCGAGTTGTTCCAGGACGACCGCAAAGACGACTCGGTGGACCTGTCGATCGGCACCGACTTCACCGGGCTGGCACACAGCGACGACATCGACGCCGTTCTGGCCGGCCTGCGCCCCGACGCGACCGAGCCGGCCGATTCGACGCTGCTGACCAAGATCCACAACGGCACCTGCTGA
- a CDS encoding DUF4193 domain-containing protein — translation MATDYDAPRRTETDEVSEDSLEELKARRNEAQSAVVDVDETDSAENFELPGADLSGEELSVRVVPKQADEFTCSSCFLVHHRSRLASDKNGVMLCTDCAA, via the coding sequence ATGGCTACCGACTACGACGCCCCGCGGCGCACCGAGACCGACGAGGTGTCCGAGGACTCGCTCGAGGAATTGAAGGCGCGCCGCAATGAGGCGCAGTCAGCCGTGGTCGATGTCGACGAAACGGATTCCGCGGAGAATTTCGAGCTCCCCGGCGCAGATCTGTCGGGCGAGGAACTGTCGGTGCGCGTTGTTCCGAAGCAGGCTGACGAGTTCACCTGCTCGAGCTGCTTTCTGGTGCACCACCGCAGCCGGCTGGCCAGCGACAAGAACGGCGTGATGCTCTGCACGGACTGCGCGGCTTAG
- a CDS encoding DUF3093 domain-containing protein, protein MSGSRVTSQTVRYRERLWVPWWWWPLGLALAALIAKEVTMGVRTLPVWLPYAVLGAVAVGVLLWLSRTEVRVVTGGDEVELWAGQAHLPMSVVSRSAEIPRTAKSAALGRQLDPAAFVLHRGWVGPLVLVVLDDPDDPTPYWLVSARHPDRVLSALRS, encoded by the coding sequence GTGTCTGGTTCGCGTGTGACCTCGCAAACCGTGCGGTACCGCGAGCGGCTGTGGGTGCCGTGGTGGTGGTGGCCGCTCGGCCTGGCGCTGGCGGCTCTGATCGCCAAGGAAGTCACGATGGGTGTGCGCACCCTGCCGGTCTGGCTGCCTTACGCCGTGCTCGGCGCGGTCGCGGTCGGCGTGCTGTTGTGGCTGAGCCGCACCGAGGTTCGGGTGGTGACCGGCGGCGACGAGGTCGAACTGTGGGCCGGTCAGGCGCATCTGCCGATGTCGGTGGTCTCCCGGTCCGCCGAGATCCCGCGGACGGCGAAGTCGGCGGCGCTGGGCCGCCAGCTCGACCCGGCTGCGTTCGTGCTGCACCGCGGCTGGGTGGGCCCGCTGGTCCTGGTCGTGCTCGACGACCCGGATGATCCGACGCCGTACTGGCTGGTCAGCGCCCGCCATCCGGACCGGGTGCTGTCGGCGTTACGCAGCTAG
- the dut gene encoding dUTP diphosphatase: MPTRLAVVRLDRDLPMPSRAHDGDAGVDLFSAQDVDLAPGQRALVGTGIAVAIPHGMVGLVHPRSGLAARVGLSIVNSPGTIDAGYRGEVKVSLINLDPATPITIRRGDRIAQLLVQRVELPELVEVASFDEAGLADTTRGEGGYGSSGGHASL; this comes from the coding sequence GTGCCGACTCGTCTCGCGGTGGTTCGCCTCGACCGCGATCTCCCAATGCCCAGCCGCGCCCATGACGGTGATGCGGGCGTGGATTTGTTCAGCGCGCAGGACGTCGACCTGGCGCCCGGTCAGCGCGCACTGGTAGGCACCGGGATCGCCGTGGCGATTCCGCACGGCATGGTCGGACTGGTCCACCCGCGCTCCGGTTTGGCTGCGCGCGTAGGACTTTCGATCGTCAACAGCCCCGGCACGATCGACGCCGGTTACCGCGGCGAAGTCAAAGTGTCGTTGATCAACCTCGACCCCGCGACGCCGATCACGATCCGGCGTGGCGACCGCATCGCCCAGTTGCTGGTCCAGCGGGTCGAACTTCCAGAGCTGGTCGAGGTGGCCTCGTTCGACGAGGCCGGACTGGCTGACACCACCCGTGGCGAGGGCGGCTACGGATCCTCCGGCGGACATGCGAGTTTGTGA
- a CDS encoding DUF3710 domain-containing protein produces the protein MAFGRRKNEPGTDAAPETPVADEAAVDDVDDVDGGENDYEGGPFDIEDFDNPADAAEARLDLGSVLVPMPAAGQVQVELNEVGVPSAVWVVTPHGRFTIAAYAAPKSPGLWREVASELADSLRKDNARVSIEDGPWGREVVGIGAGVVRFIGVDGYRWMIRCVVNGAPEAMENLVAEAREALGDTVVRRGDTPLPVRTPLQVQLPEPMLEQLRQAAAQQAQMVAAQQALVQEQQGQAQPPTERRSASGSAMQQLRSSSTGG, from the coding sequence ATGGCATTCGGCAGACGTAAGAACGAGCCCGGCACGGACGCGGCCCCGGAAACCCCGGTGGCCGACGAGGCCGCCGTCGATGACGTCGATGACGTCGACGGCGGTGAGAACGACTATGAGGGCGGCCCGTTCGACATCGAGGATTTCGACAACCCGGCCGACGCCGCGGAAGCCCGGCTGGATCTCGGCTCGGTGCTGGTGCCGATGCCGGCGGCCGGCCAGGTCCAGGTCGAGCTGAACGAGGTGGGAGTGCCCAGCGCGGTGTGGGTGGTCACGCCGCACGGCCGGTTCACGATCGCCGCTTATGCGGCGCCCAAGTCGCCGGGGCTGTGGCGCGAGGTGGCCAGTGAGCTGGCCGACTCGTTGCGCAAGGACAACGCGCGGGTCTCCATCGAGGACGGCCCGTGGGGTCGCGAGGTGGTCGGCATCGGAGCCGGCGTCGTGCGTTTCATCGGTGTCGACGGATACCGCTGGATGATCCGCTGCGTGGTCAACGGGGCGCCGGAGGCCATGGAAAACCTGGTTGCTGAAGCACGAGAAGCCCTGGGCGACACCGTCGTTCGTCGTGGTGATACCCCGCTGCCGGTGCGCACACCGCTGCAGGTGCAGCTGCCCGAGCCGATGCTCGAGCAGCTGCGGCAGGCTGCAGCTCAGCAAGCCCAGATGGTCGCCGCTCAGCAGGCGCTGGTGCAGGAGCAGCAGGGCCAGGCTCAGCCGCCGACCGAGCGGCGCAGCGCGTCCGGCTCGGCCATGCAGCAGCTGCGCAGCTCCAGCACCGGCGGTTAG
- a CDS encoding alpha/beta fold hydrolase has translation MSITFRGVTAVLLPGTGSDDDYVYRAFAGPLHGVGAVLTTPAPQPARLVASYLEALDDAARQGPIIVGGVSIGAAVTLSWALAHPGRAVAVLAALPAWSGSAQSAPAALSARHTADQLRTEGLVATTAQMRASSPAWLADELARSWLGQWPELPDAMEEAARYVAPSVADIRQLTVPMGVVGATDDPIHPLEVALEWVAAAPHAALRTVSLDDFGPNPEVLGSACLAALTDAGS, from the coding sequence ATGAGCATCACCTTTCGTGGCGTCACAGCGGTCCTGCTGCCCGGTACGGGCTCCGATGACGACTACGTGTACCGCGCCTTCGCCGGGCCCCTGCACGGGGTCGGCGCCGTGCTCACGACGCCTGCGCCCCAACCCGCCCGGTTGGTTGCCAGCTACCTCGAAGCGCTCGACGACGCCGCCCGGCAAGGCCCGATCATCGTCGGTGGGGTGTCGATCGGCGCGGCGGTGACGCTGTCCTGGGCACTGGCCCACCCGGGGCGCGCGGTCGCGGTGCTGGCCGCACTGCCCGCGTGGAGCGGCTCGGCCCAGTCGGCTCCGGCCGCGCTGTCGGCCCGGCACACCGCTGACCAGCTGCGCACCGAGGGCCTGGTTGCCACCACCGCGCAGATGCGGGCCTCCAGTCCGGCGTGGCTCGCCGACGAGTTGGCGCGCAGCTGGCTCGGTCAGTGGCCGGAGTTGCCCGATGCGATGGAGGAAGCCGCCCGGTATGTCGCTCCGAGCGTTGCGGACATACGACAACTGACGGTGCCGATGGGCGTGGTGGGAGCGACCGACGACCCGATCCATCCGCTGGAGGTGGCGCTGGAATGGGTGGCGGCGGCACCGCACGCCGCACTGCGGACGGTCAGCCTCGACGACTTCGGCCCGAACCCGGAGGTTCTGGGCTCTGCTTGCCTGGCGGCGCTGACCGACGCCGGGAGCTAA
- a CDS encoding OB-fold nucleic acid binding domain-containing protein, with protein sequence MATAESFVRRLTRRLTEDPEQRDVEELTDEAASIGAQRAIDCQRGQEVTMVGTLRSVETNAKGCAGGVRAEFFDGTDTVTLVWLGQRRIAGIESGRALRVRGRLGTLENGTKAIYNPHYEIQT encoded by the coding sequence ATGGCTACGGCCGAAAGTTTCGTCCGACGTCTCACCCGTCGGTTGACGGAGGACCCTGAGCAGCGCGACGTCGAAGAGCTCACCGATGAAGCCGCCAGCATCGGCGCCCAGCGAGCGATTGATTGCCAGCGAGGCCAGGAGGTCACCATGGTGGGGACCCTGCGCAGCGTCGAGACCAATGCCAAGGGCTGTGCCGGCGGCGTGCGCGCCGAGTTCTTCGACGGCACCGACACCGTCACGCTGGTGTGGTTGGGACAGCGCCGCATCGCCGGTATCGAATCGGGCCGGGCGCTACGGGTGCGGGGCCGCCTCGGCACCTTGGAGAACGGCACCAAGGCCATCTACAACCCGCACTACGAGATCCAGACTTGA